One genomic region from Mytilus trossulus isolate FHL-02 chromosome 9, PNRI_Mtr1.1.1.hap1, whole genome shotgun sequence encodes:
- the LOC134684125 gene encoding uncharacterized protein LOC134684125 codes for MYKEHGDSGGFELLEDLAVGAKSAEIFREMEHSLKDIMVNISRIIENRESNIKTVKDKKKQIMEDVRRLKMEINLHLDKMQEEFLKELDKKEAECCEKIESIVSFLNDQEKEIVHCNADIENMKTYASDLQAFIGMSDIKNTITKRKNCIESMVQNKNVETFVLDCSIDAKIQDFKNNVKKLGSIMIERCSSETIELVRKKAEVCVTEEKQSVNNIKLNFKREIQTSCVKTRGVVLRKILDIFLRNTIPIRRNL; via the coding sequence atgtataaagAGCATGGAGACTCCGGTGGATTTGAACTTCTTGAAGACCTTGCAGTTGGTGCAAAATCAGCAGAAATTTTCCGAGAGATGGAACACAGCTTGAAGGATATAATGGTAAATATCAGTCGAATCATAGAGAACAGGGAGTCCAATATTAAAACTGTCAAGGATAAAAAGAAGCAAATCATGGAAGATGTTCGTAGATTGAAAATGGAGATAAATTTACACCTCGATAAGATGCAAGAGGAATTCTTGAAAGAACTTGACAAGAAAGAAGCGGAATGTTGTGAAAAGATCGAATCAATTGTGTCCTTTCTCAATGACCAAGAAAAAGAGATCGTTCATTGCAACGCAGATATcgaaaacatgaaaacatatgCTTCAGATTTACAAGCCTTCATTGGTATGAGCGATATCAAGAACACtattacaaaaagaaagaaTTGCATTGAGTCCATGGTTCAAAATAAGAATGTAGAAACATTCGTCTTGGATTGTTCTATCGATGCAAAGATacaggattttaaaaataacgtAAAGAAATTGGGTTCCATTATGATTGAAAGATGCTCGTCTGAAACCATCGAATTAGTCAGGAAGAAAGCTGAAGTATGTGTAACAGAGGAAAAACAATCTGTaaacaacataaaattaaattttaagcgGGAAATACAAACTTCATGCGTTAAAACGAGGGGTGTTGTGTTACGGAAAATTTTGGATATCTTTTTACGGAATACGATACCAATCAGGAGAAACTTGTAG